One part of the Truepera radiovictrix DSM 17093 genome encodes these proteins:
- the smc gene encoding chromosome segregation protein SMC has translation MRLTSLTLQGFKSFADRTTLEFTEGVTAIVGPNGSGKSNLIDALRWATGGGRAEAFRAGDKTELIFHGSAGKRSLGFAEVQLEFEREGETLCVSRTLLRSGESQLRLGGRAARFLDLEEALAGSGLGRGALAVIGQGEVGSVLMADPPKLLAFLAESVGVARLAARRETTLARLAEAQEHLARLGDLRGELAARLSGLEREAADAASAAAAERERLQVRFSLAHGRVRGLREELKGLRARRAELEEAVAAGREALVEAEAERRAARAASEAAEAALRAAVAQHAARRADVRLAEERLASLGARRAALAEEAARVARDVTAGEALTPPEPPEGDEATLRDRLQTAEAQAAETQAALATLEEEVAARAAALREAQRRDADARAARSRYQAQLEALEKQRAALAADEAALEARAAASQAAQGDAAAALEAAQAERERALRALATAQEAVVALQGRHAAAVAEHQAKRTAAARLRAAFEARRGYTQGPKSALTSGIAGVFGSVADLIAVPERYRVALASALGRRAENVVVASAEVAQAVLAHVRRAGGWVTVLPLDLIQARSTRVAPELLAEGAVIGRCSELVRCDARFAAVVENLLGATLLVTTLDAGVALARRYPQRPRMVTLEGDVLEAYGALSGGRPQTAGLVLGAAAELKGAEEEAAAAEGAAAEAEAALVAQQGTLRALREARERAERALEAARAEDAKLREAAAARASLEADLERRRRALEAATRGLEPPPPLPGGDLGALEGALEAATARLQGAREGASAAQRAVAEAQRALAVWLERRSSYEAARRHFDETRARLGALRARAAELRAAQAAAADAEAEAAAALEAARAALPTDPDAPHVALAAARAREREAEGALEHLSQQQAAQRGELEALNLTVARREAALEAAEAELAAFPPGLAPLEAPARTLRERLAAAEARLAALGPVNHRAATELAALRERLTALDAQRGEGERAVRELHAVVAELDETVRARLVAGAAQLSEDFARYAEHLFGRGAAASTELLWEDGRPSGLKLALQPPGKTTRSLSLLSVGERTMGALAFLFALCAPQPGSGPAGLPLAVLDEVDAPLDEANIRRFCTFLSELSRRGTQFILITHQKATMETAGALWGVTTERGVSRVFSIRRERAA, from the coding sequence GTGCGCCTGACCTCGCTCACCTTGCAGGGTTTTAAAAGCTTCGCCGACCGCACCACCTTGGAGTTCACCGAAGGGGTCACGGCGATCGTCGGGCCCAACGGTTCGGGCAAATCCAACCTGATCGACGCGCTGCGCTGGGCGACCGGTGGGGGGCGGGCGGAGGCGTTTCGCGCGGGCGACAAGACCGAGCTCATCTTTCACGGTTCGGCGGGCAAACGCAGCTTGGGGTTCGCCGAGGTGCAGCTCGAGTTCGAGCGCGAGGGCGAGACGCTCTGCGTGTCGCGCACGCTGCTGCGTAGCGGTGAGAGCCAGCTGCGCCTCGGGGGGCGCGCGGCGCGCTTTTTGGACCTCGAGGAGGCGCTCGCGGGCAGCGGGCTCGGGCGCGGCGCATTGGCGGTCATCGGGCAAGGGGAGGTCGGCAGCGTGCTCATGGCTGACCCGCCCAAGCTGCTCGCCTTCCTCGCCGAGAGCGTCGGTGTCGCCCGCCTCGCCGCGCGCCGCGAGACGACCCTGGCGCGCCTCGCCGAGGCGCAGGAGCACCTCGCGCGTTTAGGGGATCTGCGCGGCGAGCTCGCGGCGCGCCTCTCGGGTCTGGAGCGCGAGGCCGCCGACGCCGCGAGCGCCGCCGCGGCCGAACGCGAGCGCTTGCAGGTGCGCTTTTCGCTCGCCCACGGCCGCGTGCGGGGGCTTCGGGAGGAGCTTAAGGGGTTGCGCGCGCGCCGCGCCGAGCTCGAGGAGGCTGTCGCGGCGGGGCGCGAAGCGCTCGTCGAGGCCGAGGCTGAGCGCCGCGCGGCGCGCGCGGCGTCGGAGGCCGCCGAGGCGGCGTTGCGGGCCGCCGTCGCGCAGCACGCGGCGCGGCGCGCCGACGTGCGCCTCGCCGAGGAGCGGCTGGCGTCGCTCGGGGCGCGCCGCGCCGCCCTCGCCGAAGAGGCCGCGCGCGTCGCGCGCGACGTCACCGCCGGCGAGGCGCTCACCCCGCCCGAGCCCCCCGAAGGGGACGAAGCGACCCTGCGCGACCGCCTGCAAACGGCCGAGGCGCAGGCAGCCGAGACACAGGCGGCGCTCGCCACGTTGGAGGAGGAGGTCGCTGCCCGAGCGGCGGCGCTCCGCGAGGCGCAGCGCCGCGACGCCGACGCGCGCGCGGCGCGCTCGCGCTACCAAGCGCAGCTCGAGGCGCTCGAAAAGCAGCGCGCGGCGCTCGCCGCCGACGAGGCCGCCCTCGAGGCGCGCGCGGCGGCCTCGCAGGCGGCGCAGGGCGACGCCGCGGCGGCCCTCGAAGCGGCGCAGGCCGAGCGCGAACGCGCGCTGCGCGCGCTCGCCACCGCCCAGGAGGCGGTCGTAGCGCTGCAGGGGCGGCACGCGGCGGCGGTCGCCGAGCACCAGGCGAAGCGCACGGCCGCCGCGCGGCTGCGCGCCGCTTTCGAGGCGCGCCGCGGCTACACCCAGGGCCCCAAGAGCGCCCTGACGTCGGGGATCGCGGGCGTCTTCGGGTCGGTCGCCGACCTCATCGCGGTGCCGGAGCGCTACCGCGTCGCGCTCGCGAGCGCCCTCGGGCGCCGCGCCGAAAACGTCGTGGTGGCCTCTGCGGAGGTCGCGCAGGCGGTGCTCGCGCACGTCCGGCGCGCGGGGGGGTGGGTCACCGTGCTGCCTTTAGACCTCATCCAGGCGCGCAGCACCCGCGTCGCCCCCGAGCTGCTCGCCGAAGGGGCGGTGATCGGCCGCTGCAGCGAGCTCGTTCGCTGTGACGCGCGTTTCGCGGCGGTGGTGGAAAACCTGCTGGGGGCGACGCTGCTCGTGACGACCCTCGACGCGGGGGTCGCGCTCGCGCGGCGCTACCCGCAGCGGCCGCGCATGGTCACCCTCGAAGGGGACGTCCTCGAAGCCTACGGCGCCCTCTCCGGCGGGCGTCCGCAGACCGCGGGCCTCGTCTTGGGGGCGGCGGCTGAGCTCAAAGGTGCCGAGGAGGAGGCTGCGGCCGCCGAAGGGGCGGCGGCGGAGGCCGAGGCGGCGCTCGTCGCGCAGCAGGGGACGCTAAGGGCGCTGCGCGAGGCGCGCGAGCGCGCCGAGCGGGCGCTCGAGGCAGCGCGCGCCGAGGACGCCAAGCTGCGCGAGGCGGCGGCCGCGCGCGCCTCGCTCGAGGCCGACCTCGAGCGGCGCCGCCGCGCCCTGGAGGCGGCGACCCGTGGGCTCGAGCCGCCGCCGCCGCTGCCGGGGGGTGACCTCGGCGCCCTGGAGGGGGCGCTCGAGGCGGCCACAGCGCGCCTGCAAGGGGCGCGCGAGGGCGCTTCGGCGGCGCAGCGCGCGGTAGCTGAGGCGCAGCGGGCGCTCGCCGTGTGGCTCGAGCGGCGCTCGAGCTACGAGGCGGCGCGGCGCCACTTCGACGAGACGCGCGCCCGGCTCGGCGCGCTGCGCGCGCGCGCGGCCGAACTCCGCGCCGCGCAGGCGGCGGCCGCAGACGCCGAGGCGGAGGCCGCAGCGGCCTTGGAGGCCGCCCGCGCGGCGCTGCCCACCGACCCCGACGCCCCCCACGTGGCGCTTGCGGCGGCGCGCGCGCGCGAGCGGGAGGCCGAGGGGGCGCTCGAGCACCTCAGCCAGCAGCAGGCGGCGCAAAGGGGTGAGCTCGAGGCGCTCAATCTCACCGTGGCGCGCCGCGAGGCGGCGCTCGAAGCCGCCGAGGCGGAGCTCGCAGCGTTTCCGCCCGGCCTCGCGCCTCTGGAGGCGCCCGCGCGGACGCTGCGCGAGCGCCTCGCGGCGGCCGAAGCGCGCCTCGCAGCGCTCGGGCCGGTCAACCACCGCGCGGCCACCGAGCTCGCCGCGCTGCGCGAACGCCTCACGGCGCTCGACGCGCAGCGCGGCGAGGGGGAGCGCGCTGTGCGCGAGCTGCACGCGGTCGTGGCCGAACTCGACGAGACGGTGAGAGCGCGCCTAGTAGCGGGCGCGGCGCAGCTCAGTGAGGACTTCGCGCGCTACGCCGAACACCTCTTCGGGCGCGGCGCGGCCGCCAGCACCGAGCTCCTCTGGGAGGATGGTCGGCCGAGCGGGCTCAAGCTCGCGCTGCAACCCCCCGGTAAGACGACGCGTTCGCTCTCGCTGCTGTCGGTCGGCGAACGGACGATGGGGGCGCTTGCCTTTTTGTTCGCCCTCTGCGCTCCGCAACCGGGTTCAGGACCCGCGGGGCTGCCGCTGGCCGTGCTCGACGAGGTCGACGCCCCCCTCGACGAGGCCAACATCCGCCGCTTCTGCACCTTTTTGTCGGAGCTGTCGCGCCGCGGGACGCAGTTTATCCTCATCACCCACCAGAAAGCGACGATGGAGACGGCGGGGGCGCTCTGGGGGGTGACGACCGAGCGCGGGGTGAGCCGCGTCTTTAGCATCCGCCGCGAGCGGGCGGCTTAA
- a CDS encoding biotin--[acetyl-CoA-carboxylase] ligase, translating to MDETVEELALRILAFDRLDSTQDELRRRLEAGEAVHGLVVRARVQESGRGSRARDWASAAGGSYQTLAVRYLAPHPPSYAALVLALGLAQTLPRYGARVQIKWPNDLFYRRQKLAGLLVEALRGHLLIGVGLNVDNPVPPGAVGLRGWDLEAVHAVVLEGLQRGLEHLNDAHFDLPSAFAPFDLLAGGRVCVSTPRGEVTGVADGVDAHGRLRVRDAYGRLHALQGRVRPLP from the coding sequence GTGGACGAGACTGTGGAGGAGCTGGCGCTACGCATCCTCGCCTTCGACCGCCTCGACTCGACCCAAGACGAGCTGCGCCGGCGGCTCGAGGCGGGCGAAGCGGTTCACGGGCTCGTGGTGCGCGCCCGCGTCCAGGAGAGCGGGCGCGGGTCGCGCGCGCGCGACTGGGCGAGCGCCGCTGGAGGGTCGTACCAGACGCTCGCGGTGCGCTACCTGGCACCCCACCCCCCCTCGTACGCTGCGCTCGTGTTGGCGCTCGGTCTGGCGCAGACGCTGCCGCGCTACGGCGCGCGGGTGCAGATCAAGTGGCCCAACGACCTCTTTTACCGCCGCCAAAAGCTCGCCGGTCTGCTCGTCGAGGCGCTGCGCGGGCACCTGCTCATAGGCGTCGGCCTCAACGTCGACAACCCCGTACCGCCGGGGGCGGTCGGGTTACGTGGGTGGGACCTGGAGGCGGTGCACGCGGTCGTGCTCGAGGGGTTGCAGCGCGGCCTAGAGCACCTTAACGACGCGCACTTCGACCTCCCGAGCGCCTTCGCCCCCTTTGACCTCCTCGCGGGGGGGCGGGTCTGCGTGAGCACGCCGCGCGGCGAGGTCACCGGCGTCGCCGACGGGGTCGACGCCCACGGGCGGCTGCGCGTGCGCGACGCCTATGGGCGGCTTCACGCTCTCCAGGGGCGGGTGCGCCCGCTCCCGTAG
- a CDS encoding putative Ig domain-containing protein: MLRPSRSRLRLGGALLLLLAGCGGELDSPGEALRLFSSSLDPAFVGEAYSFDLVVTGGLAPYRFELQGGSLPPGVTLQNGTLSGVPTREGRFDFSVSVSDARLSRTVQDFSLEVTTPPPAELVLNVPPTEVRDVVTVPISVRGGRNLQALRTQLRWNDARFELVPGSVRAARGNLALLQRAQAGELSVDVAFLGPALTGDAQLFTFDLRPVQPSTLRLTARTEYRTRDGEHGFSAAEAGTEPVEEAEVEEAEQGAPEPEPDPTEEDDTTGGSDPEDGGGL; this comes from the coding sequence ATGCTTCGGCCCTCTCGATCCAGGCTGCGCCTCGGCGGCGCCCTGCTCCTGCTCCTCGCGGGGTGCGGCGGCGAACTCGACTCCCCGGGGGAGGCGCTGCGCCTCTTTTCGTCCTCGTTAGACCCCGCCTTCGTCGGCGAGGCGTACAGCTTCGACCTCGTCGTCACGGGCGGGCTCGCCCCCTACCGCTTCGAACTCCAAGGGGGCAGCCTCCCCCCCGGCGTGACGCTGCAAAACGGCACGCTGAGCGGGGTGCCGACGCGCGAGGGGCGCTTCGACTTCTCCGTTTCGGTGAGCGACGCGCGGCTCTCGCGCACGGTGCAGGACTTTTCGCTCGAGGTCACCACGCCCCCCCCCGCCGAGCTGGTGCTAAACGTCCCGCCGACCGAGGTGCGCGACGTCGTCACGGTGCCCATTAGCGTCCGCGGGGGGCGCAACCTCCAGGCGCTGCGCACGCAGCTTCGCTGGAACGACGCGCGCTTCGAGCTCGTACCGGGGAGCGTGCGCGCCGCGCGCGGCAACCTCGCGCTCTTGCAGCGCGCGCAGGCGGGGGAGCTGAGCGTGGACGTGGCCTTTTTGGGGCCCGCTCTCACCGGCGACGCGCAGCTCTTTACCTTCGACCTCCGGCCCGTTCAGCCGAGCACCCTGCGGCTCACGGCCCGCACCGAGTACCGCACCCGGGACGGCGAACACGGGTTTTCGGCAGCCGAGGCCGGTACCGAACCGGTGGAGGAGGCAGAGGTGGAGGAGGCGGAACAAGGGGCGCCCGAACCGGAGCCCGACCCCACGGAGGAAGACGACACCACCGGCGGCAGCGACCCCGAGGATGGGGGGGGCTTATGA
- a CDS encoding tetratricopeptide repeat protein: protein MTTQMQKRPAPAEETPWLALLAPLRERLGTRDAWGKKGSLRWLERAVVARGGRGGSVRNILYKDLGSFEEKRRLFDLLRELYAEAGLPTPDEPEALRSAGAKRLLGRDKRLHFARFVREVRAGARPQLVVVGGAATGKSVLLEGVQAALPESLVLNLARDLSPALFVLAETLGVTGSYKRLSAQLSPQQPFAQSAALQEHLRRELAAHLNAAQRPLLLRAEARATLAGVALRGADGAEVTLTTWLEPFLVALKVPYLAALSEPPQHLPYKPLRPPSRREARRFLSERLPGAPSDLLESLLNRAGLNYGELSRLALLERSRAGAGGEGRLQRDPALQPLLQALAALSPEADPAVPVALLETLLGRPLTALTQAEAALIEPLEGAFVKVTLRSLLPQAVPRELHRRALAFYRGGPNRFRWLYHAKEAGAYDELVALLNEDPSRLALLPGLWEEAQSWPPEAQIGLAFAVVRYRAVLGDYTHPEAQRALARLSSSHDPQASAWARVKMAEARIDEGRFTEAAALIAALPPLSGEAAAELLLVRAALARWRGAYAEAEAHVQRALKLPIPPLLEDRARLWRGLVAKDAGRFDEAFESLSQVAHNPLLVGRARYQEGDLRTRLGDPVGGVRAISEALQRLGSSVSSEERARVLARLGTALRLSGRFTEARAQFSAALAAAPDPFTKARVQSEAAVVESAQARPWEALQLAAAADTFYRGYLEAATTRLEEARYRARRTRYRLAVAYFVWATGDPYCPPFRGVQSPLRSTERAEGLLRELLDEVAPLAGSADRYASLHLDVARALALVLPAPQALAVLRGLEHAVPDYLKVTLRLALTEALLRGRETAEAASYLARLRTLPPDPGLRAWRAALEAELLLDLGQGETAGDVIAEALTLPRAFRAQLGRVWGRCLVERGQEALAERWLNPHANPTLALPEALALRFHGGLASAPSAAPAERVA from the coding sequence ATGACCACGCAGATGCAAAAGCGCCCTGCGCCCGCCGAGGAGACCCCTTGGCTCGCGCTGCTCGCGCCGCTCCGCGAGCGCCTGGGGACGCGCGACGCTTGGGGAAAAAAGGGGAGCCTGCGCTGGCTCGAGCGGGCTGTGGTGGCGCGCGGCGGGCGCGGGGGGAGCGTCCGCAACATTCTCTACAAAGACCTCGGGTCGTTCGAGGAGAAGCGTCGGCTCTTCGACCTCCTGCGCGAGCTCTACGCCGAGGCGGGCCTCCCCACGCCCGACGAACCCGAAGCGCTCCGCAGCGCGGGGGCAAAGCGGCTTTTGGGGCGTGACAAACGCCTGCACTTTGCGCGCTTCGTGCGCGAGGTGCGCGCGGGGGCGCGGCCGCAGCTCGTCGTCGTCGGCGGCGCGGCGACCGGCAAGAGCGTCCTGCTCGAGGGGGTGCAGGCGGCGCTCCCCGAGAGCTTGGTGCTCAACCTCGCCCGCGACCTCTCGCCGGCGCTCTTCGTCCTCGCCGAGACCCTCGGCGTCACTGGCAGCTACAAACGCCTGAGCGCGCAGCTCTCGCCGCAGCAACCCTTTGCGCAGAGCGCAGCCCTGCAAGAGCACCTGCGGCGGGAGCTCGCGGCGCACCTTAACGCTGCCCAGCGCCCCCTGCTGCTGCGCGCCGAGGCGCGCGCGACGCTCGCCGGGGTCGCGCTGCGCGGCGCCGACGGCGCCGAGGTGACGCTCACCACGTGGCTCGAGCCGTTCCTCGTGGCGCTCAAGGTGCCCTACCTCGCCGCGCTCTCCGAACCGCCGCAGCACCTCCCGTACAAACCGCTACGCCCCCCGAGCCGCCGCGAAGCGCGCCGCTTTTTGAGCGAGCGGCTGCCGGGCGCTCCGAGCGACCTGTTGGAGAGCCTGCTCAACCGCGCGGGGCTCAACTACGGCGAGCTGTCGCGGCTCGCGCTGCTCGAGCGCTCGCGCGCGGGCGCGGGCGGCGAGGGGCGGTTGCAGCGCGACCCCGCCCTCCAACCCCTCCTCCAGGCGCTCGCCGCGCTCTCGCCGGAGGCTGACCCGGCGGTTCCCGTGGCGCTCCTCGAAACGCTCCTGGGGCGCCCCCTGACGGCGCTGACGCAAGCCGAAGCGGCGCTCATCGAGCCTCTAGAGGGCGCTTTCGTCAAGGTGACGCTGCGCTCGCTGTTACCCCAAGCGGTCCCTAGGGAGCTGCACCGGCGCGCGTTGGCGTTCTACCGCGGCGGTCCCAACCGCTTCCGCTGGCTCTACCACGCCAAAGAGGCGGGCGCTTACGACGAGCTCGTCGCGCTCCTTAACGAAGACCCCTCGCGCCTCGCGCTCCTGCCAGGGTTGTGGGAGGAGGCGCAAAGCTGGCCTCCCGAGGCGCAGATCGGGCTCGCGTTTGCGGTCGTGCGCTACCGCGCCGTGTTGGGCGACTACACCCACCCCGAGGCGCAGCGCGCGCTGGCGCGGCTTTCGAGCTCTCACGACCCGCAAGCGAGCGCGTGGGCGCGGGTCAAGATGGCCGAAGCCCGCATCGACGAGGGGCGTTTTACCGAGGCGGCGGCGCTGATCGCGGCGCTGCCCCCGCTCTCGGGTGAGGCCGCCGCCGAGCTGCTGCTCGTGCGCGCGGCGCTCGCGCGCTGGCGCGGCGCCTACGCGGAGGCCGAAGCGCACGTGCAGAGGGCGCTCAAGCTACCCATCCCCCCCCTTTTGGAGGACCGCGCGCGGCTCTGGCGCGGGCTCGTGGCCAAGGACGCGGGGCGCTTCGACGAGGCCTTCGAGAGCCTTTCACAGGTCGCTCACAACCCGCTTTTGGTCGGCCGCGCCCGCTACCAGGAGGGGGACCTGCGCACCCGCCTCGGCGACCCGGTAGGGGGGGTGCGCGCCATCTCGGAGGCGCTGCAGCGGCTCGGGAGCAGCGTGTCTAGCGAGGAGCGCGCGCGGGTGCTCGCCCGTTTGGGGACCGCGTTGCGCCTTAGCGGCCGTTTTACGGAGGCGCGCGCGCAGTTCTCGGCGGCGCTCGCGGCGGCCCCCGACCCCTTTACCAAAGCGCGCGTGCAGTCCGAAGCGGCGGTCGTCGAGTCGGCGCAGGCGCGGCCGTGGGAGGCGCTGCAGCTCGCGGCCGCGGCCGACACCTTTTACCGGGGGTACCTCGAGGCGGCGACCACCCGGCTCGAGGAGGCACGCTACCGGGCGCGCCGGACGCGCTACCGCCTCGCGGTCGCCTACTTCGTGTGGGCCACCGGCGACCCCTACTGCCCACCCTTTCGGGGGGTGCAGAGCCCGCTGCGTTCGACCGAGCGCGCCGAGGGGTTGTTGCGCGAGCTTTTAGACGAGGTCGCGCCGCTCGCTGGGAGCGCCGACCGCTACGCTTCGCTCCACCTCGACGTCGCCCGCGCCCTCGCGCTCGTGCTGCCGGCGCCGCAGGCGCTCGCGGTGCTGCGCGGGCTCGAGCACGCGGTCCCCGACTACCTCAAGGTGACCTTGCGCCTCGCGCTTACCGAAGCGTTGCTGCGCGGGCGCGAGACGGCGGAGGCGGCCTCCTACCTCGCCCGCCTGCGCACCCTCCCCCCCGACCCCGGTCTGCGCGCCTGGCGCGCGGCGCTCGAGGCCGAGCTGCTGCTCGACCTCGGTCAGGGTGAGACGGCCGGGGACGTGATCGCCGAGGCGCTCACCCTGCCGCGCGCTTTTCGGGCGCAGCTCGGCCGCGTGTGGGGGCGCTGCCTCGTGGAGCGGGGCCAGGAGGCGCTCGCCGAGCGCTGGCTCAACCCCCACGCCAACCCGACGCTCGCGCTGCCCGAGGCGCTCGCGCTGCGCTTTCACGGCGGTCTGGCGAGCGCGCCGAGCGCCGCGCCCGCCGAGAGGGTGGCCTAG
- a CDS encoding DUF4384 domain-containing protein produces the protein MSRYRVTFVALLALVLGGCTVYVRPDTTPPVRPVPVSVEAIRTFEPTRGAGAVYDLGSTISFRLLTTQDGYVTLTSFGAGGVVRVFERNVFVRANTPVELPGDVRRVAYEVSPPRGERTVRASFSPEPFPDELPEGALDEAETTFFVR, from the coding sequence ATGAGCCGCTACCGCGTCACCTTCGTGGCCCTTTTGGCCCTCGTTTTAGGTGGATGTACGGTCTACGTCCGCCCCGACACCACCCCCCCCGTACGCCCCGTGCCGGTCAGCGTCGAGGCGATCCGCACCTTTGAACCGACGCGCGGCGCGGGGGCGGTCTACGACCTCGGCAGCACGATCTCCTTTCGCCTGCTCACCACCCAAGACGGCTACGTCACGCTGACCTCGTTCGGCGCGGGCGGGGTGGTGCGCGTGTTCGAGCGCAACGTCTTCGTGCGCGCCAACACCCCGGTCGAACTGCCCGGGGACGTGCGCAGGGTCGCCTACGAGGTCTCGCCGCCGCGCGGCGAACGCACGGTGCGGGCCTCGTTTAGCCCCGAACCCTTCCCCGATGAGCTCCCCGAAGGGGCGCTCGACGAAGCCGAAACGACCTTTTTCGTCCGTTGA
- a CDS encoding CAP domain-containing protein, translating into MKLPGARFALTVILWGTLVGAAVRAAPAPYPPLPADPTLEAELLNLTNAARAREGLGALVPDEALALAARHHALEMRTLGFFAHTSPTPENATLSRRVARSGSFARVLGENLAWIRGGAVAAESVAGWLSSPGHRANLLSPDFTHVGFGSAAAEDGRTFVAQVFAYLPAPLEAAEVVATPEQVTLTAVRFELTRPAEVALFYEGDLGGAHTPVTALEAGEHTLTTEALGAGEAVHLQLGVRAPGANGSFSAQDEGWLEAGRWRGGGGAPRDGARLLQVTQRRQERRTEEVQLRFAGRLPRGLGGWWGERFFAPTLEETAVGTVLRATVPTADGAEGPPVLLLGEPDGAGTYRVVYGFQLLREGDAPRLVPAPPDAP; encoded by the coding sequence TTGAAGCTCCCCGGGGCGCGCTTCGCGCTCACCGTGATCCTGTGGGGGACGCTCGTGGGCGCCGCCGTTCGTGCGGCCCCCGCCCCCTACCCCCCGCTCCCCGCAGACCCCACCCTCGAGGCCGAGCTGCTAAACCTCACCAACGCGGCGCGCGCGCGCGAGGGGCTCGGCGCGCTCGTCCCCGACGAGGCGCTCGCGCTCGCCGCGCGCCACCACGCGCTCGAGATGCGCACGCTGGGGTTTTTCGCGCACACCTCGCCGACGCCGGAGAACGCCACCCTAAGCCGGCGGGTCGCTCGCTCCGGGAGCTTTGCCCGCGTGCTCGGCGAAAACCTCGCCTGGATCCGGGGTGGGGCGGTCGCCGCGGAGAGCGTCGCGGGGTGGCTGAGCTCCCCCGGCCACCGCGCGAACCTGCTCAGCCCCGACTTTACCCACGTCGGGTTCGGGAGCGCCGCCGCCGAAGACGGCCGCACCTTCGTCGCGCAGGTGTTCGCCTACCTGCCCGCGCCCCTCGAGGCCGCAGAGGTCGTCGCCACCCCGGAGCAGGTCACCCTCACGGCGGTGCGGTTCGAGCTCACCCGGCCCGCCGAGGTCGCCCTCTTTTACGAGGGTGACCTCGGCGGCGCGCACACCCCGGTGACGGCCCTGGAGGCGGGGGAGCACACCCTCACCACCGAGGCGTTGGGCGCTGGGGAGGCGGTGCACCTCCAGCTCGGCGTACGTGCGCCGGGCGCGAACGGGAGCTTTTCCGCGCAGGACGAGGGCTGGCTCGAGGCGGGCAGGTGGCGGGGGGGCGGGGGCGCGCCGCGCGACGGCGCGCGCCTCCTGCAGGTCACGCAGCGGCGCCAGGAGCGGCGCACCGAGGAGGTGCAGCTGCGCTTCGCGGGGCGCTTGCCGAGAGGGCTCGGTGGGTGGTGGGGGGAGCGGTTTTTCGCGCCCACCCTCGAGGAGACGGCCGTGGGGACGGTGCTGCGCGCGACCGTCCCCACCGCGGACGGCGCCGAAGGGCCGCCCGTTCTGCTTTTAGGGGAGCCGGACGGGGCGGGGACGTACCGGGTCGTGTACGGTTTTCAGCTCCTCCGGGAGGGTGACGCGCCGCGCCTCGTCCCCGCTCCCCCCGACGCGCCGTAG
- a CDS encoding response regulator transcription factor: MSETGDGAPTSSPAPRKLRVLLADDHPLVRSGIRATLAGEAHIELVGEATDGFEAQRLCAAQQPDVLLLDLSMPGPSPLETLAAVRARAPRTRVLVLTAYDDDTYVRGMVSAGVDGYLLKDEATEALLQALTALARGGTYFSRAVVQKLVDGNDRAPSPTDFTPREVEMLVGIARGWDNRRIAAEFDLAEQTVRNYISRI; encoded by the coding sequence GTGAGCGAAACGGGCGACGGCGCCCCGACATCCAGTCCTGCACCGCGCAAGCTGCGGGTGCTCCTCGCCGACGACCACCCGCTCGTGCGCTCCGGCATCCGAGCGACCCTCGCCGGGGAGGCGCACATCGAGCTCGTCGGTGAGGCGACGGACGGTTTCGAGGCGCAGCGCCTCTGCGCCGCGCAGCAGCCGGACGTGCTGCTCCTGGACCTCAGCATGCCCGGCCCCTCGCCCCTCGAGACGCTCGCCGCGGTCCGCGCCCGCGCCCCCCGCACCCGCGTGCTCGTGCTCACCGCCTACGACGACGACACCTATGTGCGCGGGATGGTGAGCGCGGGGGTCGACGGCTACCTCCTCAAAGACGAGGCCACCGAGGCGCTGCTCCAGGCGCTGACGGCGCTCGCTCGGGGCGGCACCTATTTCAGCCGGGCGGTGGTGCAAAAGCTCGTCGACGGCAACGATCGGGCGCCCTCCCCGACCGACTTCACCCCCCGCGAGGTCGAGATGCTTGTGGGCATCGCCCGCGGTTGGGACAACCGCCGCATCGCCGCCGAGTTCGACCTGGCTGAGCAGACCGTGCGCAACTACATCTCGCGCATCTAA